AGCTCCATGCCGTCGATGACCAGTTGCCGGAAGGGAGGAATGGGTTCTGTGACGTGTGGGGTATCAGTCATGAACTGACTGCCTCTAGCAGCCTGGTCCTGTTATCGTTTGGCGCGAAGTTCTTCGCCCACCACCCGAAGCAGGATGTCTTCCAACGGCTGTTTGCGACTCTGAATGTACTCTCGTAACGCATGGTTGATGAGGCTCTGATAGTTGCCTCCGTCCATAGCGTGTGCTTCGCCGCGAAACCATTCGAGCACATCATCATCGATTCGAATCGTGATCCGGGTTTTGCCGTGCGGCAGCGGGTCGATCGCTCCACGCCTGCCGGCGCTGAAGTCATAGCTATCTTCCATGGTTGACTTTCGTGCGGAAGTGCCGTGAGCGGTGATATCATCGCTCTTGGCACTGGAATCGTATGACCTATCATCTTACCAAGGGTCAAAGCAATCGTAGTTTCGTTGCACAGCGATGCGCCCGTCGCGGATTTCAAAGTGGATGGCAATGTGCGCCTTCATGATGGAACCAGCCGCCAGGGTTCCAATCGCTACGGCCAGCGTCCCAGTCCAGACGACTTCAACCGCAACACGCGAGTCCTCCACCGTTTCCGATTGAATGTCATAGCTTTGTTGGCTCAGCATCTTCTGGCCCTGTTGGGCGCGCAGAAGAAGGGTGGCAAGGTCGCTACGCCCGCCATTGGCATTCAATCGATTCGGGAATTCGAT
This DNA window, taken from Caldilineales bacterium, encodes the following:
- a CDS encoding nuclear transport factor 2 family protein, which gives rise to MPNQKEQNRQLIRSYLNALASGATGDDLARFFTPDAVQIEFPNRLNANGGRSDLATLLLRAQQGQKMLSQQSYDIQSETVEDSRVAVEVVWTGTLAVAIGTLAAGSIMKAHIAIHFEIRDGRIAVQRNYDCFDPW
- a CDS encoding BrnA antitoxin family protein produces the protein MEDSYDFSAGRRGAIDPLPHGKTRITIRIDDDVLEWFRGEAHAMDGGNYQSLINHALREYIQSRKQPLEDILLRVVGEELRAKR